In Spirosoma aureum, a single genomic region encodes these proteins:
- a CDS encoding Gfo/Idh/MocA family protein yields the protein MTLLKAAIIGGGNIADNNHIPALKQLSEQVEIVAVCSRDLNKSRALADKHAIAHAFADTAELYRQCAPDLVVICTPNYLHYPQTMEALEQGCHVFCEKPPALAAQNARDMANLATSKGLTLAYNFQLRQTSEWALLMRCKTDGLLGSIYHIKAHFLRRRGIPGWGYFTNKAMQGGGALMDLGVHVLDLALCALDYPTPDQVLGNTYDFIGKAGGKGLMGSWNPATFEVEDASTAYITFPNKASIMLSASFALNTQSDKDRNLEIFGSKGGVKLFPFTLHTELAGELADVQFPYLEETDIQLKNTAAFLDACQGKPSTVCTGEQGAILQEIIERIYQSAER from the coding sequence ATGACCCTACTCAAAGCAGCCATTATTGGTGGAGGCAACATTGCCGACAATAACCACATTCCCGCTCTCAAACAACTATCGGAGCAGGTAGAGATTGTAGCTGTTTGCAGCCGTGATCTAAACAAATCCCGCGCTCTGGCCGATAAACATGCGATTGCCCACGCCTTTGCCGACACAGCCGAACTCTATCGCCAATGTGCACCCGATCTAGTGGTAATTTGTACCCCCAATTACCTGCATTACCCGCAAACAATGGAAGCCCTGGAGCAGGGTTGCCATGTGTTCTGTGAGAAACCTCCCGCTCTGGCCGCCCAGAATGCCCGCGATATGGCCAATCTGGCAACCAGTAAAGGACTAACACTGGCTTATAATTTTCAGCTTCGGCAAACGAGTGAATGGGCATTGCTGATGCGCTGCAAAACCGACGGCTTACTGGGTTCCATTTATCATATCAAAGCCCATTTTCTGCGTCGGCGGGGTATTCCTGGGTGGGGTTATTTTACCAACAAAGCCATGCAGGGTGGTGGTGCTTTAATGGACCTCGGTGTGCATGTGCTCGATCTGGCATTATGTGCACTGGACTACCCCACACCCGATCAGGTTTTGGGCAACACCTATGATTTTATTGGAAAAGCGGGCGGAAAAGGACTCATGGGTTCATGGAATCCAGCAACGTTCGAGGTCGAGGATGCGAGCACCGCTTATATTACATTCCCGAATAAAGCATCGATTATGTTATCAGCTTCGTTTGCGCTGAATACGCAATCGGACAAAGACCGGAATCTGGAAATTTTTGGCAGTAAGGGTGGGGTGAAGTTATTTCCGTTTACGCTTCATACCGAGCTGGCAGGCGAATTGGCTGATGTTCAGTTCCCGTATCTGGAAGAAACCGATATCCAATTGAAAAATACAGCCGCTTTTCTGGATGCCTGTCAGGGGAAACCGTCTACGGTTTGCACCGGCGAACAGGGGGCTATTTTACAGGAAATCATCGAGCGCATTTATCAGTCAGCCGAGCGATAA
- a CDS encoding helix-turn-helix domain-containing protein, with translation MKALAPKLYVINSISELMRRLGLPKPLHPLIALVNYEKSAVSLADAGSSFSIDFYKISFKLNFKGQVKYGQGYYDFEEGGLAFLAPNQVVTMSGEERSYDGYTLYFHRDFIRNYPLGKAISRYGFFSYGVSEALFLADKEKQIISLLFDTIANELAGSIDQFSQDVLVSQIELLLTYSNRFYNRQFITRKVVYTDLIAKMDAYLAARLDTEQASLTGLPSVKELSDYLSLSPRYLTDMLKSLTGQSTQQYIHNRLIEKAKDSLSTSNLTVAEIAYMLGFEHPQSFNKLFKQKTKISPVEFRQSFA, from the coding sequence ATGAAAGCCCTGGCTCCCAAACTATATGTCATTAATAGTATCTCGGAGTTGATGAGACGTCTGGGATTACCTAAACCCCTGCATCCGCTCATTGCATTAGTAAACTACGAAAAGTCAGCGGTAAGCCTGGCCGATGCAGGATCATCATTTAGCATCGATTTCTACAAAATATCCTTTAAGCTAAATTTTAAAGGCCAGGTAAAATACGGGCAGGGCTACTATGACTTTGAGGAAGGTGGACTGGCTTTTCTGGCGCCTAATCAGGTCGTTACGATGTCGGGTGAAGAGCGCAGTTATGACGGCTATACGCTTTATTTTCATCGGGATTTCATCCGGAATTATCCACTTGGCAAAGCAATAAGCAGATACGGTTTTTTTTCGTACGGCGTTTCTGAAGCACTGTTTTTAGCGGACAAAGAAAAACAGATTATCAGCCTGCTTTTCGATACAATAGCCAATGAACTGGCTGGCAGTATTGATCAGTTCAGTCAGGATGTACTGGTCTCTCAAATTGAGCTGTTGCTTACCTACAGCAATCGCTTTTACAATCGGCAATTCATTACCCGTAAAGTTGTGTACACGGATTTGATCGCTAAAATGGATGCCTATCTGGCCGCTCGGCTGGATACCGAACAGGCATCGCTTACAGGATTACCGTCGGTTAAGGAACTGTCGGACTATCTGTCGCTTTCGCCCCGGTATCTGACCGATATGCTAAAGTCGCTTACGGGCCAAAGCACCCAACAATATATCCATAACCGACTGATTGAAAAGGCTAAAGATAGTTTAAGTACCAGTAACCTGACTGTTGCCGAAATTGCTTACATGCTGGGGTTTGAACATCCCCAATCATTCAACAAACTGTTTAAGCAAAAGACGAAAATCTCCCCGGTGGAATTTCGACAGTCTTTTGCTTAA
- a CDS encoding SDR family oxidoreductase translates to MENGIDGKVVAITGASSGIGEAAALLLAKRGAKVVLGARRTDRLEALGERIKAMGGEAAYILTDVKQKHDLLGLVELACARYGRLDVIINNAGMSQLSRIDDVDVDGWEDMIDVNLKGVLYGIAAALPVFRQQGSGHIINIISTSGIKIVPMQGVYAGTKNAVRTISEALRQESRGQWRVTGISPGVVRTELADHIKDPHMKAAITKNMETLAISPDAIASAIAFAIEQPANVEVGDIVIRPTAQD, encoded by the coding sequence ATGGAAAATGGAATTGACGGTAAGGTTGTGGCAATCACGGGTGCAAGTAGCGGAATTGGCGAGGCTGCTGCGCTCCTGCTTGCTAAACGAGGTGCGAAGGTTGTGCTTGGCGCACGCCGGACAGATCGCCTGGAGGCACTTGGCGAACGGATCAAGGCAATGGGCGGAGAGGCAGCCTATATACTTACAGACGTTAAACAAAAGCATGATTTATTGGGCCTTGTCGAATTGGCCTGTGCGCGTTACGGCAGACTTGACGTTATCATTAACAATGCCGGAATGAGCCAGCTATCCCGTATCGACGACGTAGATGTTGATGGCTGGGAAGATATGATCGACGTGAATCTGAAAGGGGTGCTCTACGGTATTGCTGCTGCGCTGCCTGTTTTTCGACAACAGGGCTCAGGGCATATTATCAACATTATTTCAACATCGGGGATTAAGATCGTACCCATGCAGGGCGTATATGCCGGCACAAAGAATGCTGTTCGTACGATTAGCGAAGCATTGCGTCAGGAGTCCAGAGGGCAGTGGCGTGTAACCGGCATATCACCGGGGGTTGTACGGACCGAATTGGCCGACCACATAAAAGACCCACACATGAAGGCCGCCATTACTAAAAATATGGAAACGCTCGCTATTTCACCGGATGCGATTGCCAGCGCCATTGCGTTCGCCATTGAGCAACCCGCAAATGTAGAAGTTGGCGATATTGTCATTCGCCCTACTGCACAGGATTAA
- the ctlX gene encoding citrulline utilization hydrolase CtlX, with protein sequence MQSQATSRILMIRPLHFGFNPETAESNAFQDVKLAAQTKDVAQEDAQREFEEMVRQLQAIGVDVMVYDDTADPYTPDSIFPNNWVSFHASGTVVLYPMQAENRRLERRPDIINDLAERFHVAKVIDLTHFEKEGKYLEGTGSMVLDRMNRVAFASLSPRTHPDVLAEFARQTGYRTVSFRAADANGKAVYHTNVLMCIGDTFAVVCLSAISDPDERLMVRQELERLNKRVIDITLEQMASFAGNMLMILTQKGQKLLVMSTRAFESLTPKQIDQIDDYATLLHFDLSMIEGNGGGSARCMMAEVHLPRK encoded by the coding sequence ATGCAATCACAAGCTACTTCCCGCATTTTAATGATTCGCCCCCTTCACTTTGGGTTTAACCCCGAAACCGCCGAGTCAAATGCGTTTCAGGACGTTAAACTGGCTGCGCAGACGAAGGATGTAGCTCAGGAAGATGCCCAGCGCGAATTCGAAGAAATGGTGCGCCAGCTTCAGGCCATTGGGGTAGATGTGATGGTATACGACGATACCGCTGATCCGTATACACCGGATTCGATTTTTCCCAATAACTGGGTATCCTTCCATGCCAGCGGAACGGTCGTGCTCTATCCGATGCAGGCCGAAAATCGCCGGCTCGAACGCCGACCCGATATCATTAACGACCTCGCCGAGCGGTTTCACGTGGCTAAAGTCATTGACCTGACCCATTTTGAGAAGGAAGGAAAATACCTGGAAGGTACAGGTAGCATGGTTCTGGATCGGATGAACCGGGTCGCTTTTGCCAGTCTGTCGCCCCGGACCCATCCTGATGTGTTGGCCGAATTTGCCAGGCAGACGGGTTACCGGACGGTGTCGTTCCGGGCGGCTGATGCGAACGGTAAAGCTGTTTATCACACGAATGTACTGATGTGTATCGGCGATACGTTCGCCGTTGTTTGTCTGTCGGCCATCAGCGATCCGGATGAGCGGCTTATGGTACGCCAGGAACTTGAGCGACTCAATAAACGCGTGATCGATATTACGCTGGAACAAATGGCCAGTTTTGCTGGAAACATGCTGATGATTCTAACGCAAAAAGGCCAGAAACTGCTCGTGATGTCTACCCGCGCCTTCGAATCACTAACACCCAAACAGATCGATCAGATCGATGACTACGCTACGCTGTTGCATTTTGATTTATCGATGATTGAAGGCAATGGAGGAGGCTCTGCGCGTTGCATGATGGCCGAGGTGCATTTGCCAAGGAAATAA
- a CDS encoding arginine deiminase family protein, with protein MNNQNNTASVDLIRTENGTLPVRPQRIHVSSEIGTLKRLLIHSPDRGLGKVIPSKAQDWLFEDIVHLDMMRRDEYDYYVKILLYFLDPDKVRGKVASLGPDSDRSFFKPDHDDYFKSDKVIDIQRLLADILDDESIRIRLIAAICGIERTSFRTQQQLNQYDPSELAKIMISGSLPDLTMLFAPLPNFIFTRDIGIVINDHILLNKPAKLARTREALLTQYIFFNHPLFADYQDKIIEIPDNEHAFLLPDADVNRDVTRSTLEGGDVMMIAQRHLMIGVSERTTLYAAQQVMRLVFDRNLVDTVTILKIPKKRDYMHIDTIFTQVKRNVWVLLGSLARTGDEAKKRDVIHFFAPKDVSEDLKILQFIKGLEHKPIEIENLEDLLADISKNDLGATDPVQFIYSGNNEFPFGAREQWTDSCNLLALKDGVVIGYDRNEKTAEAFRGAGFEVVAAAKLLERFERGESSPETIENTFIMLPSAELSRARGGSHCMSLPLLREEV; from the coding sequence ATGAACAATCAAAATAACACGGCGTCTGTTGACTTAATTAGGACAGAAAATGGTACTCTGCCGGTTAGGCCACAGCGCATTCATGTTTCGTCGGAAATTGGTACACTGAAGCGGCTGCTCATTCATAGTCCTGATCGGGGACTTGGTAAAGTTATACCATCCAAAGCACAGGACTGGCTCTTTGAGGATATCGTACACCTCGACATGATGCGTCGGGATGAGTACGATTATTACGTTAAGATTCTATTATATTTCCTGGATCCTGATAAGGTACGGGGCAAGGTGGCGAGTCTCGGCCCCGACTCTGACAGATCGTTCTTTAAGCCTGACCACGACGACTATTTTAAGTCTGATAAGGTGATCGATATTCAGCGCCTGCTGGCCGATATTCTGGACGATGAATCCATTCGCATACGCCTGATTGCCGCTATTTGTGGCATCGAACGCACATCGTTCCGAACCCAGCAGCAGCTAAACCAGTACGATCCGTCCGAACTGGCCAAGATTATGATTTCAGGGTCGTTGCCTGACCTGACCATGCTCTTTGCTCCTTTGCCGAACTTCATCTTCACCCGCGACATTGGCATTGTTATCAACGATCATATCCTGCTCAATAAACCCGCTAAACTGGCGCGAACCCGTGAAGCCTTACTGACTCAGTATATTTTCTTTAATCACCCGTTGTTTGCCGACTATCAGGATAAAATCATTGAGATTCCTGACAACGAACACGCCTTTTTGCTGCCGGATGCCGACGTAAATCGTGACGTGACCCGCTCTACACTGGAAGGGGGAGATGTCATGATGATCGCACAACGACACCTGATGATCGGTGTAAGTGAACGCACAACGTTATACGCAGCGCAACAGGTGATGCGCCTGGTGTTTGATCGGAATCTGGTAGACACGGTCACGATTCTTAAAATTCCGAAGAAGCGCGACTACATGCATATCGATACGATCTTTACGCAGGTGAAACGAAATGTGTGGGTGCTGCTGGGTTCGCTTGCCCGTACGGGTGATGAGGCAAAAAAGCGGGATGTTATCCATTTCTTCGCCCCGAAAGATGTATCTGAAGATCTGAAAATACTTCAGTTTATTAAAGGGCTCGAACATAAGCCCATCGAAATCGAAAACCTGGAAGACCTGCTGGCCGATATCAGCAAAAATGATCTGGGTGCCACTGATCCTGTGCAGTTCATTTATTCGGGGAACAATGAATTCCCGTTCGGAGCGCGCGAACAATGGACCGATTCCTGTAACCTGCTGGCCCTGAAAGATGGTGTCGTTATCGGATACGATCGCAACGAAAAAACCGCTGAGGCATTTCGGGGCGCCGGATTCGAAGTCGTTGCAGCCGCTAAATTGCTGGAGCGTTTCGAGCGGGGGGAGTCATCGCCGGAAACCATTGAAAATACCTTTATCATGCTTCCTTCGGCAGAATTATCGAGAGCCAGAGGAGGGTCGCACTGTATGAGCCTGCCTTTGTTAAGAGAAGAGGTTTGA